A single region of the Rattus rattus isolate New Zealand chromosome 8, Rrattus_CSIRO_v1, whole genome shotgun sequence genome encodes:
- the Rbpms2 gene encoding RNA-binding protein with multiple splicing 2 translates to MSNLKPDVEHCTGAGTGTGTGPSGPLEEEVRTLFVSGLPVDIKPRELYLLFRPFKGYEGSLIKLTSRQPVGFVIFDSRAGAEAAKNALNGIRFDPENPQTLRLEFAKANTKMAKSKLIATPNPTSVHPALGAHLIARDPYDLMGAALIPASPEAWAPYPLYTTELTPAISHTTFTYPAATAAAAAALHAQVRWYPSSDSAQQGWKYRQFC, encoded by the exons ATGAGCAACCTGAAGCCGGACGTCGAGCACTGCACGGGCGCGGGCACCGGCACCGGCACGGGCCCCAGCGGCCcgctggaggaggag GTCCGGACACTGTTCGTCAGTGGCCTCCCTGTGGATATTAAGCCTAGAGAACTCTACCTGCTTTTCCGGCCGTTCAAG GGCTACGAAGGGTCCTTGATCAAGCTCACTTCAAGACAG CCTGTTGGTTTTGTGATCTTTGACAGCCgggcaggagcagaagcagccaAAAACGCATTGAAT GGTATTCGCTTTGATCCGGAGAACCCACAGACCCTGAGGCTAGAGTTTGCGAAAGCCAACACCAAGATGGCCAAGAGCAAACTGATAGCGACACCAAACCCCACCAGTGTCCACCCTGCCCTAGGAGCACACTTGATCGCTCGGGACCCTT ATGACCTGATGGGGGCCGCTCTGATTCCTGCGTCCCCAGAGGCCTGGGCCCCTTACCCTCTCTACACCACAGAGCTGACCCCAGCCATTTCACATACTACGTTCACCTACccagctgccactgctgctgccgctgccgcccTGCATGCTCAG GTGCGCTGGTACCCCTCCTCGGACTCCGCTCAGCAAGGGTGGAAATATCGCCAGTTCTGTTAG